A genomic window from Candidatus Thiocaldithrix dubininis includes:
- the leuB gene encoding 3-isopropylmalate dehydrogenase: MTHKILVLPGDGIGPEIVAEAVKVLDVFVAEGALNLQLDYANIGGIAYDKEGQPYPETTQALAKQADAILLGAVGGPQYDKLDRPLRPERGLLAIRSDLGLFANLRPAILYEELASASTLKPEVVAGLDIMIVRELTGGIYFGQPRGIRVLDNGERQGYNPAVYSESEIERIARVGFETAMKRNKRLCSVDKANVLEVSELWREIVEKVGKDFPEVELSHMYVDNAAMQLVRAPKQFDVIVTSNMFGDILSDAAAMLTGSIGMLPSASLNSSACGLYEPIHGSAPDIAGKGIANPLATILSVAMMLRYSLNRNDLALRIEQAVKQVLAQGYRTGDIYTDGLRKIGTAEMGDAVVAALKG, translated from the coding sequence ATGACACACAAAATTCTTGTATTACCGGGCGATGGGATTGGCCCTGAAATCGTTGCTGAAGCTGTTAAAGTGCTGGATGTGTTTGTTGCAGAAGGTGCACTGAACCTGCAATTGGATTATGCCAATATCGGCGGTATTGCGTATGACAAAGAAGGTCAGCCTTACCCTGAAACCACTCAAGCCTTAGCTAAACAAGCCGATGCGATTTTATTGGGGGCAGTCGGTGGTCCTCAGTATGACAAGCTGGATCGTCCTTTACGCCCCGAACGTGGTTTATTAGCCATTCGTTCAGATTTAGGCTTATTTGCTAATTTACGCCCTGCCATTCTGTATGAAGAATTGGCGTCTGCTTCCACTCTAAAACCTGAAGTGGTAGCCGGTTTAGATATTATGATTGTGCGTGAATTAACCGGCGGTATTTATTTCGGTCAACCGCGTGGTATTCGGGTGTTAGACAATGGCGAGCGCCAAGGCTATAACCCAGCAGTCTACAGCGAATCTGAGATTGAACGTATTGCCCGTGTTGGTTTTGAAACGGCTATGAAGCGTAATAAGCGTCTGTGTTCAGTGGATAAAGCCAATGTGTTGGAAGTTTCTGAATTATGGCGTGAAATTGTTGAAAAAGTGGGTAAAGACTTCCCAGAAGTTGAATTGTCACATATGTATGTCGACAATGCAGCGATGCAATTAGTGCGTGCGCCTAAACAATTTGATGTGATTGTAACCAGTAATATGTTTGGCGATATCTTATCGGATGCGGCTGCTATGTTAACCGGTTCGATTGGTATGCTACCGTCTGCCTCTTTAAATTCATCAGCTTGTGGTTTATATGAACCCATTCACGGTTCGGCTCCCGATATTGCGGGCAAAGGCATTGCCAACCCATTAGCCACAATTTTGTCGGTGGCAATGATGTTACGCTATAGTTTAAACCGTAATGATTTAGCACTACGCATTGAACAAGCTGTGAAACAAGTATTGGCACAAGGTTACCGTACTGGTGATATTTATACCGATGGTTTACGTAAAATTGGTACAGCCGAAATGGGTGATGCCGTAGTTGCCGCTTTAAAAGGTTAA
- a CDS encoding FimV/HubP family polar landmark protein: MNKQALSLAVVIAGAYPAASNALGLGDIESNSHLNQPLQARIELLAASPADTNQLQVRLASPDVFKRVGVARPSFLNNLQFTPTTQGGKPVILVTSDAPIQEPFVNFLLEVSWPQGQLLKEYTVMLDPPVLMQPGNTVAGEASVRAEPKAAGTVRRTNGQRTARSTGHQEAPQTMEVGATVNANNVEANPSPAAVATRVYRVKPGDTLFKVASRVRQAGVSNEQMMMALFRANPKAFLDANINNLKEGATLKAPKASEADNISRAEARRQIRQQNADWRNYRQTLAYSGVAQQENRVVEPASAKNNTPKVSNASTKNNQARLEVLGSKDAKSVEKNNAVAAGNNAKLAELEKELNLARESLSARQTENQELKSRVSDLESMISKKNRLIALRNDQLAGLQKQLADNGIKAEPLAEINETTGEIIKPAATPPNPNTANTPEPKDLQNQVTNISDNNTVVRAENTPATPTAATPVSPATAAMQSATAPSQPPVNTTAPVVEPPKPIETPTVEPANPVAVAPIEAATASATETSEEDWLSLLTSPLALQLGAGALGLLALLYLLTRFLGKNKGNKPPKNRKVMLDDTEITDNFDNHATNFDAHSLEQELNKAENRSGYNKVSQDLFEQDGSQAWGDNTKHTDDAAHASSDEDDLITEANVYIAYGLYQQAESELKKGIERHPERLEYRHKLLECYFVANNREAFDRQAEQFASLNGANKDKLWKSISEWGRKLSPDNKLYVENADLAALAKPATVATAVAVAAVAAASVPAVAAAATPDFADEFDFDLDSLLADTAPEKIKADIAATPVQDNKTLNSVAQPASTSTELDDLNSLDFDNLDLDKLLQEEINVASPIVSQETFVKKPEPVKDTTPVLPEIELPATTKVDSLLDDGLLDFSMDMLDGDKPAPTAAISQPVEPKVEAATAKAVPHVANLNLHLDNNSVNRILPKDTFYAPPAADDKDWLGDIDDALSFLDFPDEEIDLHEAHISTKLDLARAYLDMGDIEGARSTLEEVMVEGNDDQRREAENLLHQTG, from the coding sequence GTGAATAAACAGGCTTTGAGCTTAGCGGTTGTCATTGCCGGAGCATATCCTGCTGCTTCCAATGCATTAGGACTCGGCGACATTGAGTCCAACTCACATTTAAATCAACCACTACAAGCGCGCATTGAATTATTAGCTGCTTCCCCCGCAGATACCAATCAATTACAAGTGCGTTTAGCCTCACCGGATGTCTTTAAACGGGTAGGGGTGGCACGTCCCTCGTTTCTCAATAATCTACAATTTACGCCTACCACACAAGGTGGTAAGCCGGTTATTTTGGTTACGTCTGATGCACCGATTCAAGAACCGTTTGTTAATTTCTTATTAGAAGTGAGTTGGCCGCAAGGGCAATTGCTGAAAGAATATACGGTTATGCTTGATCCGCCCGTCTTAATGCAACCGGGTAATACTGTGGCGGGTGAGGCTAGCGTACGGGCTGAGCCAAAAGCAGCAGGTACAGTGCGTCGTACGAATGGGCAACGTACCGCACGTAGTACTGGGCATCAGGAAGCACCGCAGACTATGGAAGTGGGAGCAACCGTCAATGCTAATAATGTAGAGGCAAATCCAAGTCCTGCTGCTGTAGCTACGCGGGTTTATCGGGTTAAACCGGGTGATACCCTGTTTAAGGTAGCATCAAGAGTACGCCAAGCGGGTGTTAGCAATGAACAAATGATGATGGCTTTATTTAGAGCCAATCCTAAAGCGTTCTTAGATGCTAATATTAATAATTTAAAGGAAGGGGCGACGCTAAAAGCGCCTAAGGCCAGTGAAGCTGATAATATTTCACGGGCGGAGGCTCGTCGCCAGATTCGCCAGCAAAATGCGGATTGGCGTAATTACCGTCAAACACTGGCATATTCTGGGGTTGCGCAACAAGAAAATAGAGTAGTAGAACCCGCTAGTGCCAAAAACAATACGCCTAAAGTTAGCAATGCAAGCACGAAAAATAATCAAGCTCGCTTAGAAGTCTTGGGTTCAAAAGACGCTAAATCCGTTGAGAAAAATAATGCGGTTGCTGCGGGTAATAACGCTAAGTTAGCAGAATTAGAAAAAGAATTGAATTTAGCGCGTGAATCATTGTCTGCGCGTCAAACTGAAAATCAAGAACTGAAATCACGGGTGAGTGATTTAGAATCTATGATTAGTAAGAAAAATCGCTTGATTGCTTTGCGTAATGACCAATTAGCCGGTTTACAAAAACAATTAGCTGATAATGGTATTAAAGCTGAGCCATTAGCTGAAATTAATGAAACGACTGGCGAAATCATTAAGCCAGCGGCTACGCCTCCTAATCCAAATACAGCCAATACACCGGAGCCTAAAGACTTACAAAATCAAGTCACTAACATAAGCGATAATAATACGGTCGTGCGTGCTGAAAATACGCCAGCTACACCGACGGCTGCTACACCTGTCTCACCCGCGACGGCGGCTATGCAAAGCGCAACTGCCCCCAGCCAACCGCCTGTAAATACAACCGCGCCTGTGGTTGAGCCACCGAAGCCCATTGAAACGCCTACAGTCGAACCTGCTAATCCCGTAGCCGTAGCGCCTATTGAAGCAGCGACAGCCTCCGCTACAGAAACCTCGGAAGAGGATTGGTTAAGCTTACTGACTTCACCTTTAGCCTTACAGTTGGGTGCTGGGGCGTTAGGTCTATTAGCATTATTGTATTTATTAACGCGTTTCTTAGGAAAAAATAAAGGCAATAAACCGCCTAAGAACCGTAAAGTGATGTTAGACGATACGGAAATTACGGACAATTTTGATAATCATGCTACTAATTTCGACGCGCATTCGTTAGAGCAAGAACTGAACAAAGCTGAGAATCGTTCAGGTTATAATAAAGTGAGTCAGGATTTGTTTGAGCAAGACGGTAGCCAAGCATGGGGCGATAATACCAAACATACCGACGATGCTGCTCACGCCAGTTCAGATGAAGATGATTTAATCACAGAAGCAAATGTATATATTGCCTATGGCTTATATCAACAAGCAGAAAGTGAACTGAAAAAAGGTATTGAACGTCATCCAGAGCGTTTAGAGTACCGCCATAAGTTATTAGAATGTTATTTTGTGGCGAATAATCGTGAAGCCTTTGATCGTCAGGCAGAACAATTTGCCAGCTTAAACGGTGCAAATAAAGATAAATTATGGAAATCTATTAGTGAATGGGGGCGTAAATTAAGCCCAGATAATAAACTGTATGTCGAAAATGCAGATTTAGCGGCATTGGCAAAACCGGCAACTGTTGCAACGGCTGTTGCTGTTGCAGCCGTAGCAGCAGCCAGTGTGCCTGCGGTCGCTGCCGCTGCTACCCCGGATTTTGCGGATGAATTTGATTTCGATTTAGATAGTTTATTAGCTGATACTGCGCCCGAGAAAATCAAAGCAGATATAGCAGCGACACCTGTGCAAGACAATAAAACGCTAAACAGTGTGGCACAACCTGCTTCTACAAGCACCGAATTAGATGATCTGAATAGTTTAGATTTCGATAATCTAGACTTAGATAAGTTACTTCAGGAAGAAATTAATGTAGCTAGCCCTATTGTTAGCCAAGAAACCTTTGTTAAAAAGCCTGAGCCTGTTAAAGATACGACGCCCGTATTGCCGGAAATTGAGTTACCCGCGACCACTAAAGTCGATTCCTTATTAGATGATGGTTTATTAGACTTTTCGATGGATATGTTGGACGGTGATAAGCCTGCGCCAACGGCTGCTATAAGCCAGCCAGTTGAGCCAAAAGTGGAAGCAGCTACTGCGAAGGCAGTGCCACATGTGGCTAATTTGAACTTGCATTTAGATAACAATAGCGTCAATCGTATTTTACCTAAAGATACGTTCTATGCACCGCCTGCTGCGGATGATAAAGATTGGTTAGGCGATATTGACGATGCCTTATCCTTCCTTGATTTCCCTGATGAAGAAATTGATCTACACGAGGCGCATATCAGCACCAAACTGGATCTCGCGCGCGCTTATTTAGATATGGGCGATATTGAGGGGGCGCGTTCAACCTTAGAAGAAGTGATGGTGGAAGGTAACGATGACCAACGCCGTGAGGCAGAAAACTTATTACATCAAACAGGTTGA
- a CDS encoding aspartate-semialdehyde dehydrogenase → MTRTYNIAVVGASSLVGEAILDLLAKRKFPSAKVYALDAETDGEQDIDFGNRSLDINLLAEFDFSLADIVFFAADESTTALYVPKALAAGCTVIDDSATYRFDENVPLVIPEVNATVLANCSAKLIASPGSNTTQLLVALNAIHAAVRITQLNIVTYQAVSGSGRAGVEELAKQTAQLLNARAIEPKVYTAQIAFNLIPQIDELQDNGYTKEEMKLVWEVQKILDSKTVQVNATTVRVPVFFGHSHVVQVETATKITAVQAKQLLQQTPGLIVRDEFPPTPVTDAVESEAIYVGRLREDISRPQGLNLWIVADNVRRGAALNCVQIAETLIRSNAA, encoded by the coding sequence ATGACCCGTACATACAATATTGCAGTCGTAGGCGCGAGCAGTTTAGTGGGTGAAGCCATTTTAGACTTGCTGGCTAAACGTAAATTTCCCAGCGCCAAAGTCTATGCGTTAGATGCAGAGACCGACGGTGAACAGGATATTGATTTTGGCAATCGAAGCTTGGACATTAATCTATTGGCTGAGTTTGATTTCAGTCTGGCGGACATTGTGTTCTTTGCAGCGGATGAGTCAACCACAGCTTTGTATGTACCTAAAGCATTAGCGGCGGGTTGCACGGTCATTGATGACAGTGCAACTTATCGCTTTGACGAAAACGTGCCACTAGTGATACCAGAAGTGAATGCTACGGTATTAGCTAACTGTTCTGCTAAGTTAATTGCCAGCCCGGGTAGCAATACCACACAACTGCTAGTGGCATTAAATGCTATTCATGCGGCGGTACGTATAACACAATTAAATATTGTGACGTATCAAGCCGTTTCAGGTTCAGGGCGCGCAGGTGTTGAAGAATTGGCGAAACAGACTGCTCAATTGCTGAATGCACGTGCCATTGAGCCAAAAGTTTATACCGCTCAAATTGCCTTTAATTTAATTCCACAAATTGATGAGCTACAAGACAACGGCTATACCAAGGAAGAAATGAAATTGGTATGGGAAGTCCAGAAAATTTTGGATTCTAAGACAGTACAAGTTAATGCGACGACCGTGCGTGTACCCGTATTTTTTGGGCATTCACACGTGGTACAAGTAGAAACTGCCACGAAAATAACCGCCGTACAGGCTAAGCAGTTATTACAGCAAACCCCAGGACTCATAGTGCGAGATGAGTTTCCACCCACTCCTGTGACGGATGCTGTTGAAAGCGAGGCAATTTATGTAGGTCGCCTACGTGAAGATATCAGTAGACCGCAGGGATTAAACTTGTGGATCGTGGCGGACAATGTGCGTCGGGGTGCTGCGCTGAATTGCGTGCAAATTGCTGAAACGCTTATCCGCTCGAATGCCGCTTAA